Proteins from a genomic interval of Alosa alosa isolate M-15738 ecotype Scorff River chromosome 8, AALO_Geno_1.1, whole genome shotgun sequence:
- the mrps10 gene encoding probable 28S ribosomal protein S10, mitochondrial: protein MAAPIIMLGRNVGAVARTIFRTSRALHQVGICGLYDRPAIFSQSCRLLLPATFHIASVLRSAPAITVTDEPDALYQKVEVLVKGHDKAVLDSYEFFATMAAKELGIGLSKVYEPPKHIERLTLLKSVHIFKKHRVQYEMRTHFRCIELSRITGSTAQVYLEYIQRNLPEGVAMEVTKTAIEKVPEHIQKPMWDEVPTKEQEQASQ, encoded by the exons ATGGCGGCTCCCATAATAATGCTCGGGAGAAATGTTGGGGCAGTTGCGAGGACAATTTTCAGGACATCACGG GCATTACATCAAGTGGGCATTTGTGGACTATATGACAGACCAGCTATTTTCAG CCAATCATGCCGTTTGCTATTACCAGCAACTTTCCACATTGCCAGTGTCCTCAGAAGTGCCCCTGCT ATCACAGTCACAGATGAACCAGATGCCCTCTATCAGAAGGTTGAAGTGCTGGTGAAGGGCCATGACAAGGCTGTTCTTGACAGTTATGAATTCTTTGCCACCATGGCTGCCAAAGAACTGGGCATTGGTCTCAGCAAAGT GTATGAGCCACCCAAACACATTGAGAGGTTAACATTGCTGAAATCTGTGCACATCTTCAAAAAACATAGGGTTCAGTATGAGATGAGAACTCATTTCAGATGCATTGAG CTGTCGAGAATAACAGGATCCACAGCGCAAGTATACTTGGAATACATTCAGAGGAATCTCCCAGAAGGTGTAGCCATGGAGGTGACAAAG ACTGCCATAGAGAAGGTTCCAGAACATATCCAGAAGCCCATGTGGGATGAAGTCCCAACAAAAGAACAAGAACAAGCAAGCCAGTGA
- the si:ch211-51e12.7 gene encoding pre-mRNA 3' end processing protein WDR33 isoform X1 — protein MCICVPMDVEIEQVKEQTDIPAAPTEKTAHETKNRDRGVKGRGRGGRMGRGGRGMMKAFGLHGRGRGRGHEGLMNGFGPMRRGMGRMRPYTDFRGRGGMRGGPRGLGPPPPPPPPLHLRPYHPMLRHGPPPHPLHGPPCFRGRPPPPRGHSGPPGPPRHFHPRGGALSHPFQGGAMRKQAFLSLSPPPLLPRPLPRDVQLWSLVH, from the exons atgtgcatttgtgtaccGATGGACGTGGAAATAGAACAAGTGAAGGAGCAAACAGACATCCCAGCTGCTCCCACAGAGAAAACTGCACATGAGACGAAAAACAG AGACCGCGGGGTGAAAGGTCGTGGACGTGGTGGCCGAATGGGCCGCGGTGGGCGTGGCATGATGAAGGCGTTTGGACTCCATGGGCGGGGCAGGGGTCGAGGACACGAGGGTTTGATGAATGGATTTGGGCCCATGAG AAGGGGGATGGGAAGGATGCGGCCGTATACAGACTTCAGAGGCAGGGGGGGTATGAGAGGGGGCCCAAGAGGTCTGGGtcccccgccccctcccccccctccattACACCTGAGACCTTATCACCCCATGCTCAG ACATGGTCCCCCTCCTCACCCGCTTCATGGACCCCCTTGTTTTCGCGGTCGGCCGCCTCCACCTCGAGGCCACAGTGGTCCCCCAGGCCCCCCCCGACACTTCCACCCACGAGG GGGCGCACTTAGTCACCCTTTCCAAGGCGGTGCGATGCGGAAGCaggccttcctctctctctcccctcctcctcttcttccacgTCCCCTTCCCAGGGACGTGCAACTGTGGTCACTCGTCCACTAA
- the si:ch211-51e12.7 gene encoding wiskott-Aldrich syndrome protein isoform X2 — protein MCICVPMDVEIEQVKEQTDIPAAPTEKTAHETKNRDRGVKGRGRGGRMGRGGRGMMKAFGLHGRGRGRGHEGLMNGFGPMRRGMGRMRPYTDFRGRGGMRGGPRGLGPPPPPPPPLHLRPYHPMLRHGPPPHPLHGPPCFRGRPPPPRGHSGPPGPPRHFHPRGYHNGPAPPPPHPPPGRGQRWAGPPRGRRF, from the exons atgtgcatttgtgtaccGATGGACGTGGAAATAGAACAAGTGAAGGAGCAAACAGACATCCCAGCTGCTCCCACAGAGAAAACTGCACATGAGACGAAAAACAG AGACCGCGGGGTGAAAGGTCGTGGACGTGGTGGCCGAATGGGCCGCGGTGGGCGTGGCATGATGAAGGCGTTTGGACTCCATGGGCGGGGCAGGGGTCGAGGACACGAGGGTTTGATGAATGGATTTGGGCCCATGAG AAGGGGGATGGGAAGGATGCGGCCGTATACAGACTTCAGAGGCAGGGGGGGTATGAGAGGGGGCCCAAGAGGTCTGGGtcccccgccccctcccccccctccattACACCTGAGACCTTATCACCCCATGCTCAG ACATGGTCCCCCTCCTCACCCGCTTCATGGACCCCCTTGTTTTCGCGGTCGGCCGCCTCCACCTCGAGGCCACAGTGGTCCCCCAGGCCCCCCCCGACACTTCCACCCACGAGG CTACCACAATGGACCCGCCCCTCCACCACCTCACCCCCCGCCCGGCAGGGGTCAGCGGTGGGCAGGCCCACCGAGGGGCCGACGTTTTTAA
- the msgn1 gene encoding mesogenin-1, whose protein sequence is MDSQPNTPVMMEEHLDDLTVKLLKQWEWKNGDGAFVSGQRTVHCASSPESSLDSMCSSPEMPGSAGGDQHFANFPYTLLGHSPVQRTPQKTSKSKMSTKRRVKASEREKMRMRSLAEALHHLRDYLPPDYSRRGQPLTKIQTLKYTIEYIKELSDILNHS, encoded by the coding sequence ATGGACAGTCAGCCGAATACTCCGGTCATGATGGAAGAGCATTTGGACGACCTTACGGTTAAATTACTCAAGCAGTGGGAATGGAAGAACGGAGACGGCGCGTTCGTAAGTGGACAGCGGACCGTACATTGTGCCTCGTCACCGGAATCATCACTTGATTCGATGTGCTCTTCTCCGGAGATGCCTGGGAGTGCCGGTGGAGACCAACATTTCGCCAATTTCCCCTACACGCTGTTGGGACACAGTCCAGTTCAGCGCACGCCACAGAAAACATCAAAATCCAAGATGTCGACAAAAAGGCGCGTCAAGgcaagtgagagggagaagatGCGAATGAGAAGTTTGGCAGAGGCTTTGCATCACCTCCGTGACTATCTGCCACCTGATTATAGCCGTAGAGGTCAGCCGCTAACTAAAATCCAGACACTGAAGTACACGATTGAGTACATAAAGGAACTTTCAGATATTCTCAACCATTCGTAA